The Oryzihumus leptocrescens sequence TGACGAACGCCAGGACCGCCACCCGCAGCACCGGCAGGGTGGTGCGGTTGGGGGCGATGAGCTCCAGCCAGGCGAAGGCGAACAGGCCCACGGCGCCCGGCCACATCCCCGGCGACCAGCGCACCATCGCCTCGTCGGGGTCCAGGCGGGCCAGGCGGTTGATGCCCAGGTGCAGCCAGCGCACCGGGTTGACCACGCGCCAGACCGGTCCGAGCAGCAGCGACAGCACGGCCAGGCCCACCCACAGCCAGACGTAGATGACGTAGGCGGCAGGGTTGTTGGCGTTGTCCTTGCCCGCCGCGAGGGACAGGACCGTCCAGCCGGCCAGCAGCAGGGTCAGCGTGACCGCGGTGCCGCGCAGCCAGCGCGAGTCCAGCGCACGCGCGAGGGGCCCCGGCAGCGGTATGCCCGCATCGCGGTCCAGTCGCGGCTCACGCCACAGCACGCCCAGGGCCAGGAAGGAGACCACGAGCGCGACCGCCGCGCCGGTGACCAGCGCCGGCAGCGGCAACGGCAACGACTCGACCGACCCGACCCCGTGGGCGGGCAGCAGCGCCGGCGTCATCGCGGCCGGCACGTCACTGGACGGCCACCGACAGCAGGCGCAGCGGCGGGTGGTGCGTCTCGACCTCGTAGACCCCCGGCAGGTCGGTCTTGAGCAGCAGGGTGGTCGGCACGCCCGCCTTGAGCTCCTTCTCCACCTCGAAGCCGTGGGCGTGGAGCTCGTCGTCGTGGTCGCTGGTGACCACCAGGGTCAGGGTCTCGCCCGGCGTGATCCGCACCTGGCTGGGCGCGGGGGTGACCGTCCTGCCGGTGATCGTGACCCGCAGCGTCCGGCCCGCGGCCGACGAGGCCGGCGCCGACTGGCCACCCGATGCCGTCGCTGCGGTCGAGGACCCTTGTGCGGCAGGCGGTTCGGAGGACCCGCCACACGCAGTTAACAGGCCGGTGAGGGCACCCAGGGTGATGACGGCCACGCCGGCGCGCAAGCGTGTCATTGTGGTCACGCCCGGCAGTCTAGGCGGGGCAACTCTGACACGATGAGCGTGTGCCTGACCGCTTGAGCTCCCTGGACGCGTCCTTCCTCTACCTCGAGGAAGCCACGACGGCGATGCACGTCGGGTCGGTCATGGTCTTCCAGCCGCCGGACGAGGGGTTCGACTACGACCGGCTGGTCCGCCTGGTGTCCACGCGCATCGCCTACGTCCCGCGATACCGCCAGCGCGTGCGCGAGGTGCCCGGCCACCTGGCCAACCCGGTGTGGGTCGACGACGAGGACTTCGACGTCACCTACCATGTGCGCCGTTCGGCCCTGCCGCGTCCGGGCTCGGACGAGCAGCTCGAGGAGTTCGTCGCCCGCATCCAGCCCCGGCCCCTGGACCGCAACCGTCCGCTGTGGGAGGTCTACCTCGTCGAGGGGCTGGCCGAGGGCCGCTTCGCGATCGTCACCAAGTCCCACCAGGCGCTGGTCGACGGCATCAACGCCGTCGACATCGCCCACGTCATCCTCGACACCGACCCCGACCGCGAGGAGCCGGTGACCGACACCTGGCGCCCGACCCGGGAGCCCAGCGACATCGAGCTGGTCACCGAGGCGCTCGTCGACGCGGTACGCCGGCCGAGCCAGATCCTGGACAACGTCCGCGGCGGCGTCGCCGACGTCCGGGCCATCGGTGGCCGGGTGGTCGGCGCGCTCGGTGCGGTGGCCTCGACGGTGGCCCGCAGTGCCGCCCGCCCGGCACCGACGAGCCCGCTCAACGCCGAGATCGGCGAGGCCCGGCGCTACTGCATGGTCGGCACCGACCTCGACGACTACCGCAAGGTGCGGGCGCGCGTGGCCCGCGGCAGCTACTCCGACGACGTGACGGTCAACGACGTCGTGCTGGCGACCATCTCCGGTGCCCTGCGGTCCTGGTTGCTCACCCGTGGCGAGGCCGTGCACAACGCCACCACGGTGCGGGCCATGGTGCCCGTCTCGGTCTACGACGCCGCGGACACGACCCGCCTGGGCAACCGGGTCACCGCCTGCTTCGTGGACCTCCCGGTGGGGGAGCCGAGCGCGTCGATGCGGCTGCACCAGATCGCCTTCGCCATGCGCCAGCAGATGGAGGGCGGGCAGGCGGTCGGCGCCGAGTCCATCGCCGGCATCGCCGGGTTCGCGCCGCCGACCCTGCACTCCCTGGG is a genomic window containing:
- a CDS encoding cupredoxin domain-containing protein, producing the protein MTRLRAGVAVITLGALTGLLTACGGSSEPPAAQGSSTAATASGGQSAPASSAAGRTLRVTITGRTVTPAPSQVRITPGETLTLVVTSDHDDELHAHGFEVEKELKAGVPTTLLLKTDLPGVYEVETHHPPLRLLSVAVQ
- a CDS encoding WS/DGAT/MGAT family O-acyltransferase, which gives rise to MPDRLSSLDASFLYLEEATTAMHVGSVMVFQPPDEGFDYDRLVRLVSTRIAYVPRYRQRVREVPGHLANPVWVDDEDFDVTYHVRRSALPRPGSDEQLEEFVARIQPRPLDRNRPLWEVYLVEGLAEGRFAIVTKSHQALVDGINAVDIAHVILDTDPDREEPVTDTWRPTREPSDIELVTEALVDAVRRPSQILDNVRGGVADVRAIGGRVVGALGAVASTVARSAARPAPTSPLNAEIGEARRYCMVGTDLDDYRKVRARVARGSYSDDVTVNDVVLATISGALRSWLLTRGEAVHNATTVRAMVPVSVYDAADTTRLGNRVTACFVDLPVGEPSASMRLHQIAFAMRQQMEGGQAVGAESIAGIAGFAPPTLHSLGARLGSAMSRRLFNVVITNVPGPQQPLYAGDARMLSSYPVMPLARGQAVSIGLTSYDGGVYFGLNADRDAMPDVDVLGQCLVDSLAELVESRDSGR